A single region of the Panulirus ornatus isolate Po-2019 chromosome 17, ASM3632096v1, whole genome shotgun sequence genome encodes:
- the LOC139754590 gene encoding sushi, von Willebrand factor type A, EGF and pentraxin domain-containing protein 1-like has product MSRCWCVFAFLVATGVCGSEVSQDNNTTCTLSSFSKVQFNQTQELQYVEYVESIPDMTAFTLHYWIRVDEASSRACPFSYYNKDDGSSVQVVLVKSDKVTGPVWRWVLQVNGFVVSIVKSPDSLVKSWHHVLHSWHSPSGTWSLYMNGQLVESGVNENLKGLKVSGGGRAFSGQRYKSINGTVPKCSYDCNDGVNGWMTLLGLDSQGIQRADYWANRLMVSVVANGCRPEHGGDVLSWKDTPRRGYGGVMEASAKPACGYF; this is encoded by the exons ATGTCTCGGTGCTGGTGTGTGTTTGCCTTCTTAGTGGCGACGGGTGTCTGTGGCTCGGAAGTGTCGCAGGATAATAATACAACGTGTACACTCAGCTCGTTCTCAAAG GTGCAGTTCAACCAAACGCAGGAGCTGCAGTATGTTGAGTACGTGGAGTCGATACCTGATATGACGGCCTTCACCCTTCACTACTGGATTCGTGTCGATGAGGCCTCCAGCCGAGCTTGCCCATTTTCCTACTACA ACAAGGACGACGGGAGCAGTGTGCAAGTAGTGTTGGTGAAGTCAGACAAGGTGACGGGTCCCGTGTGGCGGTGGGTACTGCAGGTGAACGGCTTTGTGGTCAGCATCGTGAAGTCCCCTGACAGCTTGGTGAAGAGTTGGCACCATGTCCTCCACTCTTGGCACAGCCCATCGGGCACCTGGAGTCTCTACATGAACGGCCAGTTGGTGGAATCTGGCGTTAATGAAAAC TTGAAAGGGCTAAAGGTGAGTGGTGGAGGGCGGGCGTTCTCTGGCCAGCGGTACAAGAGCATCAACGGCACCGTCCCCAAATGCTCCTACGACTGTAATGATGGCGTGAACGGCTGGATGACGTTGCTGGGCCTTGACTCCCAGGGTATACAG CGGGCCGACTACTGGGCCAACCGgctgatggtgtctgtggtggcgaACGGGTGCCGGCCGGAGCATGGCGGCGACGTCCTCAGCTGGAAAGACACACCAAGGCGAGGCTACGGTGGTGTCATGGAGGCGAGCGCCAAACCCGCCTGTGGCTACTTCTGA